The following proteins are encoded in a genomic region of bacterium:
- a CDS encoding diheme cytochrome c-553 yields the protein MIRNLLLAGITILCLAFLLIPAFTDDKPAQSMAASSDAVKRGEYLTTLGQCHDCHTPKKMAPKGPEPDMTLALSGHRSNSKLPDVPAGVIGPDKWGAIGNNDFTAWAGPWGISFSVNLTPDDETGMGTWNEAMFIKAMRTGKHLGEGRDILPPMPWPNIAQATDDDLKAMFAYLQSIKPIKNAVPDPIPPMDSK from the coding sequence CTTTTAGCGGGGATCACAATTCTGTGTTTGGCATTCCTATTAATTCCAGCTTTCACAGACGACAAGCCTGCGCAATCAATGGCTGCTTCGAGCGACGCGGTGAAAAGAGGCGAATATTTAACGACGCTTGGCCAATGTCACGATTGTCATACTCCGAAAAAAATGGCGCCGAAAGGTCCGGAACCGGATATGACACTCGCTTTATCCGGACATCGCTCAAATTCGAAACTTCCCGATGTTCCCGCGGGTGTGATCGGTCCCGACAAATGGGGCGCAATCGGCAATAATGATTTCACTGCATGGGCAGGTCCCTGGGGCATCAGCTTCTCAGTGAATCTGACTCCTGACGACGAAACCGGCATGGGCACGTGGAATGAGGCCATGTTTATCAAAGCGATGCGCACAGGAAAACATCTTGGTGAAGGTCGTGACATACTTCCGCCAATGCCCTGGCCGAACATTGCGCAGGCAACGGATGACGATTTAAAAGCTATGTTCGCTTATTTGCAATCGATCAAACCAATCAAGAATGCCGTTCCGGATCCGATTCCACCGATGGACAGCAAATGA
- a CDS encoding carboxypeptidase regulatory-like domain-containing protein translates to MIRLVPAFSLILAATLMGAPPYREIDVPDGGTIQGKVLWKSERPVPQVIPVNKDQQTCGESKTVPAATIGKNGEVGNAVVYLEGIAAGKKMASLQKVQLDQKNCEYVPHVLIVPPNAEVEILNSDPMLHNVHTYKVADPRPTTIFNLAFPLKGQKVTKKLSETGKIVSLCDAGHPWMSAHIVVAEHPYYAISNAEGNFVLENVPPGKYTVKLWHQGTPKLQNNSNTQFLTAKPRELIKQVSVSKKQTVTLNFEL, encoded by the coding sequence ATGATTCGTTTGGTTCCTGCGTTCTCGCTGATCCTGGCAGCAACATTGATGGGTGCTCCACCCTATCGCGAAATCGATGTCCCGGACGGTGGGACCATTCAGGGGAAAGTCCTTTGGAAATCGGAACGACCCGTGCCGCAAGTGATTCCGGTTAACAAGGATCAGCAGACATGCGGCGAATCAAAAACGGTTCCCGCGGCAACGATCGGGAAAAATGGCGAAGTAGGAAATGCCGTTGTTTATTTGGAAGGGATCGCAGCGGGCAAGAAAATGGCGTCACTTCAAAAAGTCCAGCTGGATCAGAAAAATTGTGAATACGTCCCGCACGTTCTGATTGTGCCGCCGAATGCTGAAGTGGAAATTTTGAATAGCGATCCAATGCTGCACAATGTTCACACCTACAAAGTTGCCGATCCACGCCCTACAACGATTTTCAACCTCGCCTTTCCTTTGAAGGGTCAGAAAGTGACAAAAAAGTTGTCAGAAACGGGAAAGATTGTATCGTTGTGTGACGCAGGACATCCCTGGATGAGCGCTCACATTGTTGTTGCAGAGCATCCTTACTATGCAATCTCGAACGCAGAAGGAAATTTTGTTCTGGAAAACGTGCCTCCCGGAAAATACACCGTTAAGTTATGGCACCAAGGAACACCCAAACTGCAAAACAATTCCAACACACAGTTTCTAACAGCCAAACCGCGGGAACTCATCAAGCAAGTTTCTGTATCAAAGAAGCAAACGGTCACACTGAATTTCGAGTTGTAA